A genome region from Labilibaculum antarcticum includes the following:
- a CDS encoding IS1182 family transposase codes for MRFIQGQDRTQTHLFPISLDQSIARDNEVRLIDLFVDSLDLNDFGFKVDFDENGRPAYRPSDLLKLYIYGYLNRTRSSRGLEKECKRNIEVMWLLKCLSPDHNTISNFRRDNPKAIKKVFRKTVQLAKYFNLIGGKMLAGDSTKLRAQNSKKHNFNQKKIDRHLAYIENKLSEYEKALAESDGDKKKIIEEEISKQTDRKKEYQNIESQIKQTGQPQISTSDPDSRQMIIRNNITEVAYNVQTTVDSDNNIPIDNKVTNANDSKAMGNMLQRAKSILRSNQFTALYDKGYHTGSEFAVADRLGIETIVAIPRVAAQAPNPQYNVENFKYNKEEDYYTCPQNQQLKSNGRWHQARTYQFKRYTTKACGNCEVKDQCSKAVCGKAIQRSEHQDLIEINKQRVNQNQSYYKRRQAIVEHPYGTIKRQWGFDHIMTKKGIARASADVGLIMTAYNLRRLINIIGLKTLLKWAILQLSCFLEFMVLLKLKMSQIRTSILFPNKRIFNFYVCLKPLYLRLN; via the coding sequence ATGAGATTTATACAAGGACAAGACAGAACACAAACTCATCTTTTTCCCATCTCATTAGATCAGTCAATTGCTAGAGACAATGAAGTTCGATTAATCGATTTATTTGTTGATAGTCTTGATTTGAATGACTTTGGTTTTAAAGTTGATTTTGATGAAAACGGACGCCCCGCTTACCGTCCATCGGATTTACTCAAACTCTACATTTATGGGTATCTGAACAGAACCCGCTCCTCCCGAGGTTTAGAGAAAGAGTGCAAGAGAAACATAGAGGTCATGTGGTTACTCAAATGCTTAAGCCCTGACCACAATACCATTTCGAACTTTAGACGGGACAATCCCAAAGCAATAAAAAAAGTGTTTCGAAAAACCGTTCAGCTGGCCAAATACTTTAATTTGATTGGCGGGAAAATGTTAGCTGGAGACAGTACCAAACTAAGGGCACAGAACAGCAAAAAGCACAACTTCAATCAAAAAAAGATTGACCGTCATTTAGCTTATATTGAGAACAAACTTTCGGAGTATGAAAAGGCATTGGCAGAAAGTGACGGCGATAAAAAAAAGATCATCGAAGAAGAAATCAGCAAACAAACTGATCGGAAAAAGGAGTATCAAAATATAGAGAGTCAAATCAAGCAAACAGGTCAGCCTCAAATCTCTACTTCCGATCCTGACAGCCGTCAGATGATTATCCGTAATAACATTACCGAAGTAGCGTATAATGTACAAACTACGGTTGATTCAGATAACAACATCCCCATCGATAACAAAGTGACAAATGCCAACGACAGCAAAGCCATGGGCAATATGCTGCAACGTGCAAAATCAATTTTACGAAGCAACCAATTCACGGCTCTATACGATAAAGGTTATCATACCGGTTCCGAATTCGCTGTCGCGGATCGATTGGGTATTGAAACCATAGTAGCCATACCCAGAGTGGCAGCACAAGCACCAAATCCGCAGTATAATGTAGAAAATTTCAAGTACAACAAAGAGGAAGATTATTATACTTGTCCGCAAAACCAACAGCTAAAAAGTAACGGAAGATGGCACCAGGCCAGAACCTATCAGTTTAAACGCTACACGACCAAAGCCTGCGGGAACTGTGAAGTAAAAGATCAATGCAGTAAGGCTGTCTGTGGAAAGGCAATACAACGCAGTGAACACCAGGATCTCATTGAGATAAACAAACAACGCGTAAATCAGAATCAGAGCTACTACAAACGGCGACAGGCCATAGTTGAACATCCCTACGGAACCATAAAACGACAATGGGGCTTCGATCACATTATGACAAAAAAAGGCATAGCAAGGGCAAGTGCTGATGTAGGCTTAATAATGACAGCCTATAACCTACGCCGTTTAATCAATATAATTGGCCTAAAAACCCTTCTAAAATGGGCAATACTGCAATTATCTTGTTTTCTTGAATTTATGGTGCTGTTAAAGTTAAAAATGTCCCAAATAAGAACCTCAATTCTATTTCCAAATAAAAGGATTTTCAATTTTTATGTATGCTTAAAACCGCTATATTTAAGACTTAATTGA
- a CDS encoding IS1182 family transposase — protein MRFIQGQDRTQTHLFPISLDQSIARDNEVRLIDLFVDSLDLNDFGFKVDFDENGRPAYRPSDLLKLYIYGYLNRTRSSRGLEKECKRNIEVMWLLKCLSPDHNTISNFRRDNPKAIKKVFRKTVQLAKYFNLIGGKLLAGDSTKLRAQNSKKNNFNQKKIDRHLAYIENKLSEYEKALAESDGDKKKIIEEEISKQTDRKKEYQNIESQIKQTGQPQISTSDPDSRQMITRNNITEVAYNVQTTVDSDNNIPIDYKVTNANDSKAMGNMLQRAKSILRSNQFTALYDKGYHTGSEFAVADRLGIETIVAIPRVAAQAPNPQYNVENFKYNKEEDYYTCPQNQQLKSNGRWHQARTYQFKRYTTKACGNCEVKDQCSKAACGKAIQRSEHQDLIEINKQRVNQNQSYYKRRQAIVEHPYGTIKRQWGFNHIMTKKGMARASADVGLIMTAYNLRRLINTIGLKTLIKWALQQLSYFLELIVLLELKGTQIRTSILFPNKRIFNFYVCLKPLYLRLN, from the coding sequence ATGAGATTTATACAAGGACAAGACAGAACACAAACTCATCTTTTTCCCATCTCATTAGATCAGTCAATTGCTAGAGACAATGAAGTTCGATTAATCGATTTATTTGTTGATAGTCTTGATTTGAATGACTTTGGTTTTAAAGTTGATTTTGATGAAAACGGACGCCCCGCTTACCGTCCATCGGATTTACTCAAACTCTACATTTATGGGTATCTGAACAGAACCCGCTCCTCCCGAGGTTTAGAGAAAGAGTGCAAGAGAAACATAGAGGTCATGTGGTTACTCAAATGCTTAAGCCCTGACCACAATACCATTTCGAACTTTAGACGGGACAATCCCAAAGCAATAAAAAAAGTGTTTCGAAAAACCGTTCAGCTGGCCAAATACTTTAATTTGATTGGCGGGAAATTGTTAGCTGGAGACAGTACCAAACTCAGGGCACAGAACAGCAAAAAGAACAACTTCAACCAAAAAAAGATTGACCGTCATTTAGCTTATATTGAGAACAAGCTTTCGGAGTATGAAAAGGCATTGGCAGAAAGTGACGGCGATAAAAAAAAGATCATCGAAGAAGAAATCAGCAAACAAACTGATCGGAAAAAGGAGTATCAAAATATAGAGAGTCAAATCAAGCAAACAGGTCAGCCTCAAATCTCTACTTCCGATCCTGACAGCCGTCAGATGATTACCCGTAATAACATTACCGAAGTAGCGTATAATGTACAAACTACGGTTGATTCAGATAACAACATCCCCATCGATTACAAAGTGACAAATGCCAACGACAGCAAAGCCATGGGCAATATGCTGCAACGTGCAAAATCAATTTTACGAAGCAACCAATTCACGGCTCTATACGATAAAGGTTATCATACCGGTTCCGAATTCGCTGTCGCGGATCGATTGGGTATTGAAACCATAGTAGCCATACCCAGAGTGGCAGCACAAGCACCGAATCCGCAGTATAATGTAGAAAATTTCAAGTACAACAAAGAGGAAGATTATTATACTTGTCCGCAAAACCAACAGCTAAAAAGTAACGGAAGATGGCACCAGGCCAGAACCTATCAGTTTAAACGCTACACGACCAAAGCCTGCGGGAACTGTGAAGTAAAAGATCAATGCAGCAAGGCTGCTTGTGGGAAGGCAATACAACGCAGCGAACACCAGGATCTCATTGAGATAAACAAACAACGCGTAAATCAGAATCAGAGCTATTACAAACGACGGCAAGCCATAGTCGAACATCCCTACGGAACCATAAAACGACAATGGGGCTTCAATCACATTATGACAAAAAAAGGCATGGCAAGGGCAAGTGCTGATGTGGGCTTAATAATGACCGCCTATAACCTACGCCGTTTAATCAATACAATTGGCCTAAAAACCCTCATAAAATGGGCTCTACAGCAATTATCTTATTTTCTTGAATTAATAGTCCTGTTAGAATTAAAAGGGACCCAAATAAGAACCTCAATTCTATTTCCAAATAAAAGGATTTTCAATTTTTATGTATGCTTAAAACCGCTATATTTAAGACTTAATTGA
- a CDS encoding TlpA family protein disulfide reductase — translation MKKIIPSILLIIFTLQLTAQNTEISSLLSGISLVQIKDKSTIDYDFIKETDKKIVIIEFWETWCAPCIEGMHHLKELKNKFPDKLEIICVSSDKFNQTTKFINKNLFPFKFIYDKEKQLSNIFPHTGIPHSIVVDTKGQIQAETYPSFITETIINKLSSGNSINIPRKNNFTEESFNKSFSDNNVKNSLVSFELQTYKLGDRNYTERDFRPNKRRVISGYSGDTYKDTLEIIQIYKSAGKNILQLYMDAYKGYTEKRFIFHKKLNYLKSVSPNNRYRIKFEVTNLFGDFNKLFINQLNASFALKTKIIEKEVNYYELADVKINNKTIMPVNKELLVNRQEFDQSFKNLKVSGVYSANSIASIIEDQIVHLQSNKYYNDENKRIYYPVITNSKGYYTLNISIENKSSSLDKWVDILEKNGLTLVKKKGKIKYIQIEKLSNE, via the coding sequence ATGAAAAAAATAATACCATCAATTCTTCTAATAATATTCACACTCCAACTAACCGCTCAAAATACAGAAATTTCCTCATTGCTCTCAGGAATTAGTTTAGTCCAAATCAAAGACAAATCAACAATTGATTATGATTTCATAAAGGAAACTGACAAGAAAATTGTAATAATAGAGTTTTGGGAAACTTGGTGCGCACCTTGCATTGAAGGAATGCACCATCTAAAAGAATTAAAAAATAAGTTTCCTGATAAACTCGAAATCATTTGTGTTTCAAGTGACAAGTTTAATCAAACAACGAAATTTATCAATAAAAACTTATTCCCATTTAAGTTTATTTATGACAAAGAAAAACAATTATCTAATATTTTCCCGCATACAGGGATACCTCACTCTATAGTCGTTGACACAAAGGGTCAAATACAAGCAGAAACATATCCAAGTTTTATTACCGAAACTATAATAAATAAATTAAGCTCAGGTAATTCTATTAATATTCCTAGAAAAAACAATTTTACGGAAGAATCTTTTAATAAATCATTTTCAGATAATAATGTTAAAAATTCACTTGTTTCGTTTGAACTTCAGACATATAAATTAGGAGATAGAAATTATACAGAAAGAGATTTTCGCCCTAATAAAAGGCGTGTAATCTCTGGTTATTCAGGTGACACTTACAAAGACACTCTCGAGATCATTCAAATATATAAATCAGCTGGTAAAAATATCTTACAGTTATATATGGACGCATATAAAGGTTATACAGAAAAAAGATTCATATTTCATAAAAAATTAAATTATTTGAAATCTGTTAGCCCTAATAATCGATATCGCATAAAATTCGAAGTAACCAATTTGTTTGGTGATTTTAATAAACTTTTCATTAACCAACTAAACGCATCTTTTGCATTAAAAACTAAAATTATAGAAAAGGAAGTGAATTATTATGAGCTTGCAGATGTTAAAATCAATAACAAAACAATTATGCCTGTAAATAAAGAACTACTGGTTAACCGTCAGGAATTTGATCAAAGTTTTAAAAATTTAAAAGTAAGTGGTGTTTATTCTGCAAATTCTATTGCCTCAATAATTGAAGATCAAATTGTTCATTTGCAAAGTAACAAATATTATAACGATGAAAATAAGAGAATATATTACCCTGTAATAACAAATTCAAAAGGATACTATACTTTAAATATTTCAATAGAAAATAAGAGTTCTAGTTTAGATAAATGGGTGGATATATTAGAAAAAAACGGATTGACTCTTGTCAAGAAAAAGGGAAAAATAAAATACATTCAAATTGAAAAATTATCTAACGAATAG
- a CDS encoding tyrosine-type recombinase/integrase produces MSTKIHLSADKHRNKEVVVIQFDYSLEVVGLLKQNFTAQWSQTKKCWWIARKDFDYKKFKEVFCPTAEIVIYKEEKILEIEFPKSYIEKLKRLRSSDSTIKTYTKYFKDFQIAHKDVVIDDLGPEEINNYLSDLIRKRKMSPSQQNQRINSIKFYFEKVLGRKKLYYKIDRPRKQTRLPKVIGKSEMIALLSTCKNLKHKCILSLIYSAGLRRSELINMKVTDIISDRNQVRISQAKGNKDRYSILSAHLLTELRVYYKEYKPKDWLFEGQKPNSQYSASSIRKILEKASIKAGIKRKVTPHMLRHSFATHLLEQGVDLRYIQVLLGHSSSKTTEIYTHVSTLELSKIVNPLDELWNKT; encoded by the coding sequence ATGAGCACAAAAATCCACTTGTCGGCCGATAAACATCGCAATAAAGAAGTTGTAGTCATTCAATTTGACTACAGTTTGGAGGTTGTGGGTTTATTAAAGCAGAATTTTACTGCCCAATGGAGTCAAACAAAAAAATGCTGGTGGATTGCCCGAAAAGATTTTGATTACAAGAAGTTTAAGGAGGTGTTCTGCCCTACTGCTGAAATCGTAATTTACAAAGAAGAAAAAATACTTGAAATTGAATTTCCCAAGAGTTATATAGAAAAACTTAAAAGGCTTAGATCTAGTGATAGTACAATTAAAACTTATACTAAATATTTTAAAGATTTTCAAATTGCGCATAAAGATGTTGTTATAGATGATTTAGGGCCAGAAGAAATTAACAACTACTTAAGTGATTTAATTAGGAAAAGAAAGATGTCTCCTAGCCAACAAAATCAACGGATTAATTCGATCAAGTTTTATTTTGAAAAGGTGCTAGGCAGAAAAAAATTATATTACAAAATTGACAGACCAAGGAAACAGACCCGATTACCCAAGGTAATTGGCAAGAGCGAAATGATTGCTTTACTTTCAACTTGTAAGAACCTAAAACACAAATGTATTTTATCGCTAATTTATTCAGCAGGTTTGCGTAGAAGCGAATTGATAAATATGAAGGTAACGGATATTATTTCTGATCGCAATCAGGTGAGAATAAGTCAGGCAAAAGGCAATAAAGACAGATATTCTATTCTATCTGCGCATTTGCTCACAGAACTTAGAGTATATTATAAGGAGTACAAACCTAAAGATTGGCTATTCGAAGGCCAAAAACCAAATTCACAATATAGTGCAAGTAGTATTCGAAAAATATTAGAAAAAGCCAGCATTAAAGCAGGTATTAAAAGAAAAGTAACACCTCACATGTTACGTCATTCCTTTGCTACGCATTTGTTGGAACAAGGGGTTGATTTAAGATATATTCAGGTGTTATTAGGACATTCTTCATCAAAAACAACAGAAATATATACTCACGTATCTACTTTAGAATTGAGCAAAATTGTGAATCCTCTTGATGAACTATGGAACAAGACTTAA
- a CDS encoding toxin-antitoxin system YwqK family antitoxin, producing the protein MINIDRFIKMFLLILLVSCTEVKKEYYENGVIKSKVQLDTENNWHGKVKLYNDKGIINFESNYYHGKPNGLAKFYYPDGKLRMVKPFEKGKIKGEVQGFDTLGQLNYIERHRNDKLLSYKWFNADGKVTDSFTYLNVDSLPTLSDFKVTFSHNCDTFISGDTVNIDIKHSSIFKNQIVPIASNGTIIYHWERDSFIYEFIPRQPGRTLLKVCVKVNDTLEKSIGTLKYIVK; encoded by the coding sequence ATGATTAATATTGACCGTTTCATAAAAATGTTTTTGCTCATTCTTTTGGTTTCATGTACGGAAGTGAAAAAGGAATATTATGAGAATGGCGTAATAAAATCCAAGGTTCAGTTAGACACTGAAAATAATTGGCATGGGAAAGTTAAACTTTACAATGATAAAGGAATTATCAATTTTGAGTCTAATTATTATCACGGTAAACCCAATGGATTAGCAAAGTTTTATTACCCTGATGGTAAATTGCGAATGGTTAAGCCTTTTGAAAAAGGCAAAATTAAGGGAGAAGTGCAAGGTTTCGACACATTGGGACAATTGAACTATATTGAGAGGCATCGGAACGATAAATTACTTAGTTATAAATGGTTTAATGCAGACGGAAAAGTCACTGATAGCTTTACCTATTTAAATGTTGATAGTTTACCAACGCTTTCTGATTTTAAAGTAACATTTTCTCACAATTGTGACACATTTATTAGTGGCGATACTGTAAATATAGATATTAAACACAGTTCAATTTTCAAAAATCAAATTGTTCCGATAGCAAGTAATGGAACTATAATATATCATTGGGAAAGAGACAGTTTCATTTATGAATTTATCCCAAGGCAACCTGGTCGTACTTTATTAAAAGTATGCGTAAAGGTCAATGATACATTGGAAAAAAGCATTGGAACTTTAAAGTATATCGTGAAATAA
- a CDS encoding lactate utilization protein encodes MNNLELFLEKSALVGNENQILSSVEFENILSKESFEYIDVPSFNQLKDIQAGEAGIKNALIEVDYAIAETGTVVIDSINENKRLATCLADKLFVAMPISKLVDRLNDVADFIEERTADMGGYVAFITGASRTADIERVLTVGVHGPKEMKVYILNDL; translated from the coding sequence ATGAACAATCTCGAACTCTTTTTAGAAAAATCTGCACTGGTCGGAAATGAAAACCAAATTCTGTCTTCGGTCGAATTTGAAAATATTTTAAGCAAGGAAAGTTTTGAATACATCGATGTTCCAAGTTTTAATCAGTTGAAAGATATACAAGCCGGAGAAGCAGGCATCAAAAATGCTCTTATCGAAGTTGATTACGCAATTGCAGAGACCGGAACGGTTGTTATTGATAGTATCAATGAAAATAAACGTTTGGCAACTTGCCTGGCCGATAAGCTGTTTGTAGCGATGCCCATTAGTAAACTGGTTGACCGCTTAAATGATGTGGCCGATTTTATTGAGGAGAGAACTGCAGATATGGGCGGCTATGTTGCTTTTATTACCGGGGCCAGCCGCACAGCCGATATCGAGCGAGTTTTAACAGTTGGAGTGCACGGACCTAAAGAGATGAAGGTTTATATCTTAAACGATTTATAA
- the ldhH gene encoding L-lactate dehydrogenase (quinone) large subunit LdhH, translating to MKIQDKIQEKISDEVLYKNLKGFATAYKASKINAYKGLDFEALRTRVHDIKDRDLNKVMEQFNLFKANVEKHGCKVFQAKTGDDACKYIADVMKSHNVKYMVKSKSMTSEEILLNHYLEKEGLQPIETDLGEWILQLASEHPSHMVMPAIHKTRQQVAKIFSDYTGEVVDPEDINAMVAIARRFLRSSYFKAGVGMTGANVAVASTGTIGLVTNEGNARLSSTVPPVHIVLVGYEKLCDDFNQALDIVRVLPKSATGQIITSYTTWIKGRVPAHKSADGIKETHYVFLDNGRLAFFEHPKFKEALKCIRCGSCANICPAYEMVGGHVYGDRYIGSIGLILTALYQGDEAAKDILKMCIGCRACSFNCPSGIDLQSLISELKLVVGKKYGINPIKKNVFKSLVAKPDRMKSMLSLGANFQFPLTKTNQLNQEKIIGSIPMLPKEMDFRKFPALASKTFSKRFHKDGYDQFTSDRKVFFYPGCAIEYFYPEMGLAMVKLLQKSGIQVDIPKKAACCGIPAIASGDPDNAKSMIYNTLDNIQGPKDYEALLVLCPTCGGAIKHEFLDFTKEDPNRYKKAAQLGDMVTPIGKFLEDNNIRFKVKGNKKVTYHTPCHDFRSLDYSAESFLSKLIGKQFIPLTDTNVCCGFGGTYSLDFATISNGILTKKIENIQASGAEILVTDCPGCVMQINGGLMHKNIPVKVLHLTEFIEKYVEVIKK from the coding sequence ATGAAAATTCAAGATAAAATACAGGAAAAAATAAGCGACGAGGTTTTGTATAAAAACCTTAAAGGTTTCGCAACAGCATATAAGGCTTCTAAAATTAACGCCTATAAGGGCTTAGATTTTGAAGCATTAAGAACAAGGGTGCACGACATAAAGGACAGGGACTTAAACAAGGTGATGGAACAATTCAACTTGTTTAAAGCGAATGTTGAGAAGCATGGCTGTAAAGTGTTTCAGGCAAAAACAGGCGATGATGCTTGTAAATACATTGCCGATGTAATGAAAAGCCACAATGTAAAATACATGGTGAAGAGTAAATCGATGACATCGGAAGAAATTTTGCTAAACCATTATTTAGAGAAGGAAGGCCTGCAACCTATCGAAACCGACTTGGGAGAGTGGATTTTGCAGTTGGCCAGCGAGCATCCATCGCACATGGTAATGCCGGCTATTCATAAAACAAGACAGCAGGTTGCCAAAATTTTCTCTGATTATACAGGAGAAGTGGTCGATCCTGAAGATATTAACGCAATGGTTGCAATCGCCCGTCGATTTCTTAGATCATCTTACTTTAAAGCAGGTGTAGGAATGACCGGGGCAAATGTTGCCGTAGCCAGCACAGGTACAATTGGTTTGGTTACCAACGAAGGTAATGCCCGCTTGTCGTCAACCGTACCTCCTGTGCATATTGTTTTAGTCGGATACGAGAAATTGTGCGACGATTTTAATCAGGCATTAGATATTGTTCGGGTGTTGCCAAAGAGTGCTACCGGACAAATTATTACTTCATATACGACCTGGATCAAAGGCCGGGTACCAGCTCACAAAAGTGCCGACGGCATAAAGGAAACTCATTATGTGTTTTTAGATAACGGTCGTTTGGCATTTTTCGAACATCCTAAGTTCAAAGAGGCACTTAAGTGTATTCGTTGTGGTAGTTGTGCCAATATTTGTCCGGCCTACGAAATGGTGGGTGGCCATGTTTACGGCGATCGTTATATTGGTTCTATTGGATTAATATTAACTGCACTTTACCAAGGCGATGAAGCTGCCAAAGACATTTTAAAAATGTGTATTGGTTGTCGTGCCTGTTCTTTTAATTGCCCTTCGGGCATTGATTTGCAATCATTAATTTCGGAACTCAAATTGGTTGTGGGTAAAAAATACGGAATCAACCCAATAAAGAAGAACGTATTTAAAAGTTTGGTTGCAAAACCCGACAGAATGAAATCGATGTTGAGCCTGGGAGCAAATTTTCAGTTTCCATTAACGAAAACCAATCAATTAAATCAGGAGAAAATTATAGGTTCAATTCCAATGTTGCCTAAAGAGATGGATTTTAGAAAATTTCCGGCTTTGGCATCCAAAACATTTAGCAAGCGCTTTCACAAAGATGGTTACGATCAGTTTACTTCCGATCGAAAAGTATTCTTCTATCCAGGTTGTGCTATCGAATATTTTTATCCAGAAATGGGATTGGCTATGGTCAAACTTCTTCAGAAAAGTGGTATTCAGGTTGATATTCCTAAAAAAGCAGCTTGCTGTGGTATTCCTGCAATTGCATCAGGCGATCCTGATAATGCAAAAAGCATGATTTACAATACCCTTGATAACATACAAGGACCTAAAGACTACGAAGCACTGCTTGTATTGTGCCCAACATGTGGGGGAGCCATTAAGCATGAATTTTTAGATTTTACCAAAGAGGATCCAAACAGATATAAAAAAGCAGCTCAATTGGGAGATATGGTAACTCCAATCGGGAAGTTTTTAGAAGATAACAACATCCGATTCAAAGTGAAAGGGAATAAGAAGGTTACTTATCATACTCCTTGTCATGATTTCAGATCATTGGATTATTCGGCTGAATCATTCCTTTCCAAATTAATAGGAAAACAATTTATTCCATTAACTGATACCAATGTGTGTTGTGGTTTTGGTGGAACTTACTCTCTCGACTTTGCAACCATATCAAACGGAATTCTAACCAAAAAGATAGAGAATATTCAAGCGAGCGGTGCCGAGATTTTGGTGACTGATTGTCCGGGATGTGTGATGCAGATTAACGGTGGATTAATGCATAAAAATATACCTGTAAAAGTGCTTCATCTGACCGAATTTATTGAAAAATATGTAGAGGTCATCAAGAAATAA
- a CDS encoding RDD family protein — MESRLELKTKANLGKRISAGLIDYGMVSVFTAVMFFLYGEPIEGGYTLTGYPFLIVILFWAVMTIGMEQLFGVTLGNYMSDLKAISASNFNDSKISLGQSVKRHLIAIIDIWLFGLIGILLIKNTKLNQRLGDIWAKTVVVDTTDECQGIQ; from the coding sequence ATGGAGTCGAGATTAGAATTAAAAACAAAAGCCAATTTAGGAAAAAGAATCTCAGCAGGACTAATAGATTATGGAATGGTATCTGTTTTTACAGCTGTAATGTTTTTTTTATATGGAGAACCTATTGAAGGAGGATATACTTTGACTGGCTATCCTTTTTTGATTGTAATTTTATTCTGGGCAGTCATGACAATAGGAATGGAACAACTTTTTGGTGTGACACTTGGTAACTACATGTCAGATTTGAAAGCTATTTCTGCTAGTAATTTTAATGACAGTAAAATCAGTTTAGGTCAATCCGTAAAGAGACACTTGATTGCAATAATAGATATTTGGCTTTTTGGACTTATAGGCATTCTATTAATTAAGAACACAAAGCTTAATCAAAGGTTAGGAGATATTTGGGCAAAAACCGTTGTTGTTGATACGACTGACGAGTGTCAAGGCATTCAATAA